The sequence TCACCGAACACCAGAATGTCGATATCGATCAGGCGCGGCCCCCAGCGTTCCTCGCGCACACGCTTCAGCTTCCGCTCGGCGTCGAGGCAGAGGTCGAGCAGTGCCCGTGGCGACAGCCCCGTCGACAATTCGGCGGCGACGTTGAGGAAATCCGGCTGATCGAGCTTGCCCCAGGGCGGCGTGCGGTAGAGCGAGGAGACGGCGGCGACGCGCGTGTCCGCATCGGCATCGAGAATGCGCAGCGCCGAGGCCATCGAGGCAGCTGGATCGCCCAGATTGCCGCCAAGGCTGAGGTAGACGGTGTTACTCGGGCCAGACAACGGTCACCTCGACATAATCAAGCACGCCAGGCACCGGCGCGTTCGGCTTGCGCACGGTGATTTCGGCCCTCCTGATCTGCGGAAACCGCTCCGTCAGCGCCTTTGCCACTTCCATGGCCAGAGCCTCGATCAGGAAGCGCCGTTCGCCGGTGATGATCTTCTCGATCACCGTGAAGGCTATGCCGTAGTTGACGGTTTCCTCGATGGCGTCGTCGACAAGCGCGCGCCCGGGTTCGACCGACAGCACCGCGTCTACATAGAAACGCTGGCCGAGCGCCTCCTCCTCGTCGAGCACGCCATGCCGGGCAAAGAAGGCGCAGTTCTTCAGGCGGATGACATACATGGCTCAGCGTCCCGATGCGGCGGTTTCACGCGCCAGCATAGCATCCGCCACGGCCAGCGCGTCCACGTTGATTGCGACATCATGGACGCGAAACAGATGCGCGCCCTTGAGCCT is a genomic window of Mesorhizobium huakuii containing:
- the folK gene encoding 2-amino-4-hydroxy-6-hydroxymethyldihydropteridine diphosphokinase, producing the protein MSGPSNTVYLSLGGNLGDPAASMASALRILDADADTRVAAVSSLYRTPPWGKLDQPDFLNVAAELSTGLSPRALLDLCLDAERKLKRVREERWGPRLIDIDILVFGDRVIHETGLEVPHPRMLERAFVLAPLAEIAPNLAVGGRSVSERLAAVDSSGIERLRSGRDWWLI
- the folB gene encoding dihydroneopterin aldolase; this translates as MYVIRLKNCAFFARHGVLDEEEALGQRFYVDAVLSVEPGRALVDDAIEETVNYGIAFTVIEKIITGERRFLIEALAMEVAKALTERFPQIRRAEITVRKPNAPVPGVLDYVEVTVVWPE